One genomic region from Curtobacterium sp. 9128 encodes:
- a CDS encoding MarR family transcriptional regulator encodes MADTAPRGTDELLAASRGLLGVVVRSLAPALEDVTVPQFRLIVLVSTLGPTRAGDLAERLAVGPSTLTRNVDRLVAGGWVERRSSEENRREVLVVATDRGRELVDEVSERRRQELAAILARIPEGDRDAVVAGMGALRRAMGEPLPEEISAFGG; translated from the coding sequence ATGGCTGACACCGCGCCCAGGGGTACCGACGAGCTCCTCGCCGCGTCACGGGGACTGCTCGGCGTGGTGGTCCGGTCCCTGGCGCCGGCGCTCGAGGACGTCACCGTCCCGCAGTTCCGACTGATCGTCCTCGTGTCGACACTCGGTCCGACCCGCGCCGGTGATCTTGCCGAACGATTGGCGGTCGGTCCGTCGACGTTGACCAGGAACGTCGACCGTCTGGTCGCGGGCGGCTGGGTCGAACGTCGATCGAGCGAGGAGAACCGACGAGAGGTCCTCGTCGTCGCGACCGACCGGGGCAGGGAGCTGGTCGACGAGGTGAGCGAGCGGCGTCGTCAGGAGCTCGCGGCGATCCTGGCGCGGATCCCAGAGGGCGACCGTGACGCGGTCGTCGCGGGCATGGGCGCGCTCCGACGGGCGATGGGGGAGCCACTGCCGGAGGAGATCTCGGCGTTCGGCGGCTGA
- a CDS encoding chloride channel protein — MSTHAVTRPHLHRAGTRFGGAAVRLAFPALVVGAGAGVAAVVFRWLIEHATWVFSGHADYSATHGNPANQWVPWLGAGFVVLAPAVGGLLYGPLIQRFAREARGHGVPEVMFAVARNGGRIRGSVAVVKAVASAICIGAGGSVGREGPIIQIGSALGSTIGRWMRMPEVRLRTLVACGAAGGISATFNAPVAGVFFALELLLCDFTPTSFGAVVIASVTAALIGRAAFGDTAFLHLPAIGSITPPEYLLFALLGLLAGAIGIGFARVLYLVEDLCDVLWRATKGPEWLRPVAGGLLLGLLLLVLPQMYGVGYPVLERGVGGEYAIGFLAVLVIGKVLATSLTLGIGGSGGVFAPSLFVGAMTGAAFGEVVAMVDPSMRGQVAAFAVVGMAAVFAGSTRAPITAGIMLFELTGDYALILPVFVAIVIATAVSRVLSRDTIYTLKLSRRGVDLTDSAVEPPRPSGTTAGSSARPLGDVLTTEATAAQALEVLEGSGGHPVVVVGVDGQFAGVVSARSVGDAVLKDVGFASRSVVDVVADVRAVPADSALEAVVTDVVDATETVGLPVVDGAGRPVGWLGASDALRALVPDSRMNRA, encoded by the coding sequence GTGTCCACACACGCCGTCACCCGCCCACACCTCCACCGCGCCGGAACGCGCTTCGGCGGTGCCGCCGTCCGGCTCGCGTTTCCCGCCCTCGTCGTCGGAGCCGGGGCCGGCGTGGCTGCCGTCGTCTTCCGATGGCTCATCGAGCACGCCACGTGGGTCTTCAGCGGCCACGCCGACTACTCCGCCACGCACGGGAATCCCGCGAACCAGTGGGTGCCGTGGCTCGGGGCCGGCTTCGTCGTCCTCGCGCCGGCCGTCGGCGGTCTGCTCTACGGGCCGCTGATCCAGCGCTTCGCCCGTGAGGCGCGCGGCCACGGCGTCCCCGAGGTGATGTTCGCCGTCGCCCGGAACGGCGGCAGGATCCGGGGGAGTGTCGCGGTCGTGAAGGCCGTCGCGAGCGCGATCTGCATCGGGGCCGGCGGTTCGGTGGGTCGTGAGGGGCCGATCATCCAGATCGGCTCGGCGCTCGGTTCCACGATCGGCCGCTGGATGCGGATGCCAGAGGTCCGGCTGCGGACGCTCGTGGCGTGCGGGGCGGCCGGTGGGATCTCGGCGACGTTCAACGCCCCCGTCGCCGGGGTCTTCTTCGCGCTCGAGCTCCTCCTCTGCGACTTCACGCCGACCTCGTTCGGCGCCGTCGTCATCGCGAGCGTCACGGCAGCGCTCATCGGCCGTGCGGCGTTCGGCGACACCGCGTTCCTGCACCTGCCCGCGATCGGGTCCATCACCCCGCCTGAGTACCTGCTCTTCGCGCTGCTCGGGCTCCTCGCGGGCGCGATCGGCATCGGCTTCGCGCGGGTGCTGTACCTCGTCGAGGACCTCTGCGACGTGCTCTGGCGGGCCACGAAGGGGCCGGAGTGGCTCCGGCCGGTCGCTGGCGGCCTGCTGCTCGGGCTCCTGCTCCTCGTCCTGCCGCAGATGTACGGCGTCGGCTACCCGGTGCTCGAGCGGGGCGTCGGCGGCGAGTACGCGATCGGGTTCCTGGCGGTGCTCGTGATCGGGAAGGTGCTGGCAACGTCACTGACCCTCGGCATCGGCGGGTCGGGAGGCGTGTTCGCGCCGTCGCTCTTCGTCGGCGCGATGACGGGAGCCGCCTTCGGCGAAGTGGTCGCGATGGTCGATCCGTCGATGCGGGGGCAGGTGGCGGCCTTCGCCGTGGTCGGCATGGCTGCGGTCTTCGCCGGATCGACCCGTGCGCCGATCACGGCCGGCATCATGCTGTTCGAGCTGACCGGTGACTACGCGCTGATCCTGCCCGTGTTCGTCGCGATCGTGATCGCCACCGCCGTGTCGCGGGTGCTCTCACGCGACACGATCTACACGCTCAAGCTCAGTCGTCGCGGGGTGGACCTGACGGACTCGGCGGTGGAGCCTCCTCGGCCTTCGGGGACGACGGCCGGGTCGTCGGCGCGGCCGCTCGGCGACGTGCTGACGACCGAGGCGACCGCCGCGCAGGCGCTCGAGGTGCTGGAGGGTTCCGGCGGTCATCCGGTCGTGGTCGTCGGCGTCGACGGGCAGTTCGCCGGGGTGGTCTCCGCGAGGTCCGTCGGCGACGCCGTGCTGAAGGACGTCGGCTTCGCCTCGCGCTCGGTCGTCGACGTGGTCGCCGACGTCCGCGCGGTCCCCGCGGACTCCGCGCTCGAGGCCGTCGTCACCGATGTCGTCGACGCCACCGAGACGGTGGGGCTGCCGGTGGTCGACGGAGCCGGGCGGCCGGTCGGCTGGCTCGGAGCGTCGGACGCGCTGCGCGCCCTGGTGCCCGACAGTCGGATGAATCGCGCGTAG
- a CDS encoding organic hydroperoxide resistance protein gives MEALYTAEALSTGAGRDGRVATSDGSFELDLAIPKEMGGSGNGTNPEQLFAAGYAACFHSALQGVARAKKVKIDESSVGGRVQIGPNGNGGYQLAVLLEVVLPGIEHDEAQALADAAHQVCPYSNATRGNIDVTITVSED, from the coding sequence ATGGAAGCCCTCTACACCGCCGAGGCCCTCTCCACCGGCGCCGGCCGTGACGGCCGCGTCGCCACCAGCGACGGCTCGTTCGAGCTCGACCTGGCCATCCCGAAGGAGATGGGCGGCTCCGGCAACGGCACCAACCCCGAGCAGCTCTTCGCCGCCGGCTACGCCGCGTGCTTCCACTCCGCGCTGCAGGGCGTCGCCCGCGCCAAGAAGGTGAAGATCGACGAGTCCTCCGTCGGTGGCCGCGTCCAGATCGGCCCGAACGGCAACGGCGGCTACCAGCTCGCCGTCCTGCTCGAGGTCGTCCTGCCCGGCATCGAGCACGACGAAGCCCAGGCCCTCGCGGACGCCGCACACCAGGTGTGCCCGTACTCGAACGCGACGCGCGGCAACATCGACGTCACGATCACCGTCTCGGAGGACTAG
- the mvk gene encoding mevalonate kinase yields MTSNHPATARTTTPRVGSSSSHGKTILIGEHAVVYGAPALVLPANDVLVTATVTPIPRGTGHHLESAVHTGPLDLAPAAVMPTVTAVTATLRHLGETGQQFHVRVDSDVPTARGMGSSAAVAAAVTAAVADALGVVLDPETHHELIQECERVAHGRPSGLDARGVVADVPVWFEGGRIEPVEVTGEFVFVIADTGVPGHTREAVTAVRERHDRDPGAVDAVIGQIGELSRRARGTLGDGDAQALGATMDAAHELLTTLDVSSDDLDRLVGAARSADALGAKLTGGGRGGCVLALAADGEHADRIAVALRGSGAAATWTTRIGDRA; encoded by the coding sequence ATGACCAGCAACCACCCAGCCACAGCACGAACAACGACGCCTCGAGTCGGATCGTCGTCGTCCCACGGCAAGACGATCCTGATCGGCGAGCACGCCGTGGTCTACGGCGCACCCGCGCTCGTGCTGCCGGCGAACGACGTGCTGGTCACGGCGACCGTGACGCCGATCCCGCGCGGCACCGGACACCACCTCGAGTCAGCGGTGCACACCGGCCCCCTGGACCTCGCTCCGGCCGCCGTCATGCCGACCGTGACGGCCGTGACCGCCACGCTGCGACACCTCGGCGAGACCGGGCAGCAGTTTCACGTCCGGGTGGACAGCGACGTCCCGACGGCCCGGGGCATGGGGTCGAGCGCCGCGGTCGCCGCCGCCGTGACCGCAGCGGTGGCCGATGCCCTCGGCGTCGTCCTCGACCCGGAGACGCACCACGAACTCATCCAGGAGTGCGAGCGCGTCGCCCACGGCCGACCGTCCGGGCTCGACGCGCGAGGTGTCGTCGCGGACGTCCCGGTGTGGTTCGAGGGGGGCCGCATCGAGCCGGTCGAGGTGACCGGTGAGTTCGTCTTCGTGATCGCCGACACGGGCGTGCCCGGCCACACGCGCGAGGCCGTGACGGCGGTCCGCGAGCGGCACGACCGCGATCCCGGAGCGGTGGACGCGGTCATCGGCCAGATCGGCGAGCTGTCGCGACGAGCCCGGGGGACACTGGGGGATGGCGACGCACAGGCACTCGGTGCCACGATGGACGCCGCGCACGAACTGCTCACCACGCTCGACGTGTCGAGTGATGACCTCGACCGGCTCGTCGGCGCCGCGCGCAGCGCGGACGCCCTCGGCGCGAAGCTCACCGGCGGTGGGCGGGGTGGTTGCGTCCTCGCACTCGCCGCGGACGGCGAGCACGCGGACCGCATCGCGGTCGCGCTCCGCGGCAGCGGCGCCGCCGCCACCTGGACCACTCGGATCGGAGACCGCGCTTGA
- a CDS encoding phosphomevalonate kinase, with protein MIEFRAHGKLFVAGEYAVVEPGQPSVIIALDRAITARVAEGHGAGSVHSEEYGHLPLTWTRAEDGIALDREHHPYDYVMATIDLVEKLRGELGIEPRFHDLRISSQLDDASGRKFGLGSSAAVTVATVGALDRFYGLGLSQRQRFQVALLATIRVNPRASGGDLAASTFGGWLRYSAPDRERLASQLDARTVSDILHDAEAWDGFDVQRLPAPENLRLLVGWTGSPASTTKLVGVVRRHRNGGYQAFLDDSRACVDDLTTGLQTGDAARTLDALRRARGLMQRLGDSVGSSIETERLTTLCDVVERAGGAAKPSGAGGGDCGIALVPTTSDTAESDTAGILREWEAHDIRHLTIAVQPPEGPIE; from the coding sequence GTGATCGAGTTCCGTGCCCACGGCAAGCTGTTCGTCGCGGGGGAGTACGCCGTCGTCGAGCCGGGGCAGCCCTCCGTCATCATCGCCCTCGACCGCGCCATCACGGCCCGTGTCGCCGAGGGGCACGGTGCCGGCAGCGTGCACTCGGAGGAGTACGGGCACCTGCCGCTGACGTGGACCCGCGCCGAGGACGGCATCGCGCTGGACCGGGAACACCACCCGTACGACTACGTGATGGCGACGATCGACCTCGTCGAGAAGCTCCGCGGGGAGCTCGGCATCGAACCGCGGTTCCACGACCTCCGCATCTCCAGTCAGCTCGACGACGCCAGCGGCCGGAAGTTCGGACTCGGCTCGTCCGCAGCCGTGACCGTCGCCACGGTCGGCGCCCTCGACCGGTTCTACGGCCTGGGGCTCTCGCAGCGTCAGCGCTTCCAGGTCGCCCTGCTCGCGACCATCCGGGTGAACCCCCGCGCGTCCGGCGGGGACCTGGCCGCCAGCACGTTCGGCGGGTGGCTCCGCTACAGCGCCCCGGACCGCGAACGTCTGGCATCGCAGCTCGACGCCCGCACCGTGTCGGACATCCTGCACGACGCGGAAGCCTGGGACGGCTTCGACGTCCAGCGCCTGCCTGCTCCCGAGAACCTGCGCCTGCTCGTCGGCTGGACCGGTTCGCCGGCGTCCACCACGAAGCTCGTGGGCGTGGTGCGGCGGCACCGGAACGGCGGGTACCAGGCGTTCCTCGACGACAGCCGGGCCTGCGTGGACGACCTGACCACGGGCCTCCAGACCGGCGACGCCGCGCGCACGCTGGACGCCCTGCGGCGCGCGCGCGGCCTGATGCAGCGCCTCGGCGACTCCGTGGGGTCCAGCATCGAGACCGAGCGCCTGACCACCCTGTGCGACGTCGTCGAGCGTGCCGGCGGGGCGGCGAAGCCGTCAGGAGCCGGCGGCGGCGACTGCGGCATCGCCCTCGTCCCCACGACGAGCGACACTGCGGAGAGCGACACCGCCGGGATCCTCCGCGAGTGGGAGGCGCACGACATCCGGCACCTCACCATCGCCGTGCAACCCCCGGAAGGCCCGATCGAATGA
- a CDS encoding MarR family transcriptional regulator, which produces MPVTDEMVCFSLYAATRATTQAYRTMLEPWGLTYPQYLVLVTLWVEGDQTVSTLGDHLQLDSGTLSPLLRRMEQSDLVRRERRSADERVVTVTIGDRGRALRPELADIPARIARGTGLPDEQSAADLIHTLQRLTETMHAAAAQPAGRP; this is translated from the coding sequence ATGCCGGTGACCGACGAGATGGTGTGCTTCTCGCTCTACGCGGCGACCCGGGCGACGACCCAGGCGTACCGCACGATGCTCGAGCCGTGGGGCCTGACGTACCCGCAGTACCTCGTCCTCGTGACCCTCTGGGTGGAGGGCGACCAGACCGTCTCGACCCTCGGCGACCACCTGCAGCTCGACTCCGGCACACTGTCGCCGCTGCTCCGTCGCATGGAGCAGTCCGACCTGGTGCGTCGTGAGCGCCGCAGCGCCGACGAACGGGTCGTCACGGTGACGATCGGCGACCGCGGCCGTGCCCTCCGCCCCGAGCTCGCCGACATCCCCGCACGCATCGCCCGCGGCACCGGGCTCCCCGACGAGCAGTCCGCCGCCGACCTCATCCACACGCTGCAGCGCCTCACCGAGACGATGCACGCCGCGGCCGCGCAGCCCGCCGGGCGCCCCTGA
- the mvaD gene encoding diphosphomevalonate decarboxylase, which translates to MSTATAVAHPNIALVKYWGKADADLALPATGSVSMGLDVFPTTTTVTLVDGKEARDAFVLNGHVADDGALTRVQRFLEIVRQLAGSDARALVESTNEVPTGAGLASSASGFAALATAAAAAYGLDLSERDLSRLARRGSGSATRSIPGGVSVWHAGDDQGSYAETIPAPPMAMVVVTIDAGPKEIGSREAMRRTIATSPFYPAWVTSTTETVGDMLDACAAGDFTRVGELTESNALRMHATIEGSFPPIRYLNARSVAVFDAVAELRAAGTEAYATADAGPNVVVLTKPEDRGAVAGALAGFGDVIESGTGPAAHVVRSEGTGSHPDQKESAE; encoded by the coding sequence TTGAGCACTGCCACCGCCGTCGCGCACCCCAACATCGCACTCGTGAAGTACTGGGGCAAGGCGGACGCCGACCTCGCGCTGCCCGCGACGGGCAGCGTCTCGATGGGCCTCGACGTCTTCCCGACGACCACCACGGTCACGCTGGTGGACGGGAAGGAGGCTCGTGATGCGTTCGTCCTGAACGGTCACGTCGCCGACGACGGGGCGTTGACGCGCGTCCAGCGCTTCCTCGAGATCGTCCGGCAGCTGGCGGGCAGCGATGCGCGCGCGCTCGTCGAGTCGACGAACGAGGTCCCGACCGGTGCCGGCCTGGCGTCGAGCGCGTCCGGCTTCGCCGCGCTCGCCACCGCAGCCGCCGCCGCGTACGGCCTCGACCTGTCCGAGCGTGACCTGTCCCGCCTCGCGCGCCGTGGATCGGGATCGGCGACGCGCTCGATCCCCGGAGGCGTGTCGGTCTGGCACGCCGGCGACGACCAGGGGTCGTACGCGGAGACGATCCCGGCGCCGCCGATGGCGATGGTCGTCGTGACGATCGACGCCGGGCCGAAGGAGATCGGTTCGCGCGAGGCGATGCGCCGGACGATCGCGACGTCGCCGTTCTACCCGGCATGGGTGACGTCGACGACGGAGACGGTCGGTGACATGCTCGACGCATGCGCCGCCGGGGACTTCACCCGGGTCGGCGAGCTCACCGAGAGCAACGCGCTCCGGATGCACGCGACGATCGAGGGCTCGTTCCCCCCGATCCGCTACCTCAACGCCCGCAGCGTCGCCGTGTTCGACGCCGTCGCCGAGCTCCGCGCCGCCGGCACCGAGGCGTACGCCACGGCCGACGCCGGGCCGAACGTCGTCGTGCTCACGAAGCCGGAGGACCGCGGTGCCGTCGCCGGTGCGCTCGCGGGCTTCGGCGACGTCATCGAGTCCGGCACCGGACCAGCCGCTCACGTCGTCCGCTCCGAAGGAACGGGGAGCCACCCCGACCAGAAGGAGTCCGCCGAGTGA
- a CDS encoding alpha/beta hydrolase, producing the protein MDDFETGTHDIDGVPVWFRTRAGSGPSAPKLVFLHGGVSDGRVFDPILAHLDPSFAVWTYDRRGHGRTPDTDEPLGFASMVSEAATLVDDRIGGPVHVVGHSDGANTALLLAIARPDLVASVSAFSGNLDPSGYQPGSVTAEELDEAIGDDWAAIAPEDRSYFPVIAAKTVELWSTEPRMTAEDVARITAPVLVAAGENDVVRPEHTRAIHEAIPGSRLVIVPDTGHMLVEDQAATCATLIEETVARGS; encoded by the coding sequence GTGGACGACTTCGAGACCGGCACGCACGACATCGACGGTGTCCCCGTGTGGTTCCGCACGCGAGCCGGTTCGGGGCCGTCCGCACCGAAGCTCGTCTTCCTGCACGGCGGCGTCTCGGACGGTCGGGTGTTCGACCCGATCCTCGCTCACCTCGACCCGTCGTTCGCGGTCTGGACGTACGACCGACGTGGGCACGGACGGACGCCGGACACCGACGAGCCGCTCGGCTTCGCCTCGATGGTGTCCGAAGCGGCGACCCTCGTCGACGACCGCATCGGAGGCCCCGTCCACGTGGTCGGGCACAGCGACGGTGCGAACACCGCACTGCTGCTCGCGATCGCACGACCGGACCTGGTCGCGTCGGTCTCGGCGTTCTCCGGCAACCTCGACCCGTCCGGGTACCAGCCGGGTTCGGTCACGGCCGAGGAGCTCGACGAGGCGATCGGGGACGACTGGGCGGCGATCGCCCCGGAGGACCGCTCGTACTTCCCGGTCATCGCCGCGAAGACCGTCGAGCTGTGGTCGACCGAGCCCCGCATGACCGCCGAGGACGTCGCACGGATCACGGCCCCGGTGCTCGTCGCCGCCGGGGAGAACGACGTCGTCCGGCCGGAGCACACACGGGCGATCCACGAGGCGATCCCGGGCTCCCGGCTCGTGATCGTGCCCGACACCGGCCACATGCTGGTCGAGGACCAGGCCGCGACGTGCGCCACGCTGATCGAGGAGACGGTCGCCCGCGGATCGTGA
- a CDS encoding hydroxymethylglutaryl-CoA reductase, with the protein MSDKTITQTPIPTRWVGPLRVSGNAVEGEHEVPLATYESPLWPSVGRGARISRMVEGGIVATVVDERMTRSVVVRATSAAAAHIAAGQILARQPELEAVVTGQSRFAKLIEVHPEIVGDLLFLRFAFTTGDASGHNMVTQAADTLLPTILGWHPELSYVSISGNFCSDKKATAVNGIRGRGRNTIAEIVLPGMVVERFLKSSTERIVELNTAKNLVGSTIAGALRSANAHYANMLLGFYLATGQDAANIVEGSQGITFAEARGDDLYFSCSLPHLIVGTVGNGKGNDLPVVEDALVRLGCREDREPGANARRLAGLCAATVLCGELSLLAAQTNPGELMAAHVAMERGTARREETA; encoded by the coding sequence ATGAGCGACAAGACCATCACGCAGACCCCGATCCCCACACGCTGGGTCGGTCCGCTCCGGGTGAGCGGCAACGCCGTCGAGGGGGAGCACGAGGTACCCCTCGCGACGTACGAGTCGCCGCTGTGGCCGTCCGTCGGCCGCGGGGCCCGGATCTCGCGCATGGTCGAGGGCGGCATCGTCGCGACCGTCGTCGACGAGCGCATGACCCGCTCCGTCGTCGTGCGTGCCACGAGCGCCGCCGCCGCACACATCGCGGCCGGACAGATCCTCGCGCGGCAGCCGGAACTCGAGGCGGTCGTCACCGGGCAGAGCCGCTTCGCGAAGCTCATCGAGGTGCACCCGGAGATCGTCGGGGACCTGCTCTTCCTGCGCTTCGCGTTCACCACGGGTGACGCCTCCGGCCACAACATGGTCACGCAGGCTGCCGACACGCTGCTGCCGACGATCCTCGGCTGGCACCCCGAGCTGTCCTACGTGTCGATCTCCGGCAACTTCTGCTCCGACAAGAAGGCGACGGCGGTGAACGGCATCCGTGGGCGCGGGCGGAACACGATCGCCGAGATCGTCCTGCCAGGCATGGTCGTCGAGCGGTTCCTGAAGTCCTCGACCGAGCGGATCGTCGAGCTGAACACGGCGAAGAACCTGGTCGGCTCCACGATCGCGGGTGCCCTGCGCTCCGCCAACGCCCACTACGCGAACATGCTCCTCGGGTTCTACCTGGCGACGGGACAGGACGCCGCGAACATCGTCGAGGGCTCCCAGGGCATCACGTTCGCCGAGGCCCGTGGCGACGACCTGTACTTCTCGTGCTCGCTGCCGCACCTCATCGTCGGGACGGTCGGCAACGGCAAGGGCAACGACCTGCCCGTGGTCGAGGACGCCCTGGTGCGCCTCGGCTGCCGCGAGGACCGCGAACCCGGCGCGAACGCCCGACGGCTCGCCGGCCTCTGCGCCGCGACCGTCCTCTGCGGCGAGCTCTCCCTGCTCGCCGCACAGACCAACCCCGGTGAGCTCATGGCGGCCCACGTCGCCATGGAGCGGGGTACTGCTCGGAGAGAAGAGACGGCATGA
- a CDS encoding hydroxymethylglutaryl-CoA synthase has product MTGIGIHDIAVATGHHVLELDDLAVQLGVDPAKYHVGIGQDAFSVPAPDEDIVTMGAAAAKQVVDRHGSEGIRTVLFATESGIDQSKAAGVFVHGLLGLPTNARVVELKQACYGGTAALQLALGIVARDPRERVLVIAADVARYDVDTAAEPTQGAGAVAMLVAADPDLIEIEPLSGVFTADVDDFWRPNDRSTALVDGRLSVSAYVDAFIGAWDDLAARGGPAIEDIDRFVHHQPFTKMALKAHRKLTQHVGTEFDESELVTGFTYNKQVGNTYTASLWIALAALLDLDDDLAGKRIGMFSYGSGSVGEMLTGVVRPEYRQHRRDGSVPAALAARVPLTLAEYRALHATGAATSDDVERPRVTTAPFRFAGVLGGARHYEVRN; this is encoded by the coding sequence ATGACCGGCATCGGCATCCACGACATCGCGGTCGCGACCGGGCACCACGTGCTCGAACTCGACGACCTCGCAGTGCAGCTCGGCGTGGACCCGGCGAAGTACCACGTCGGCATCGGCCAGGACGCCTTCAGCGTGCCCGCTCCGGACGAGGACATCGTCACGATGGGGGCAGCCGCTGCGAAGCAGGTCGTCGACCGGCACGGTTCGGAGGGCATCCGCACGGTGCTGTTCGCGACGGAGTCCGGCATCGACCAGTCGAAGGCCGCCGGGGTGTTCGTGCACGGACTGCTCGGGCTCCCGACGAACGCCCGCGTGGTCGAGCTGAAGCAGGCCTGCTACGGCGGGACCGCCGCGCTGCAGCTCGCACTCGGCATCGTCGCGCGGGACCCCCGCGAGCGTGTGCTCGTGATCGCCGCGGACGTCGCCCGCTACGACGTCGACACCGCCGCCGAGCCCACGCAGGGCGCAGGCGCGGTCGCGATGCTCGTCGCCGCCGACCCCGACCTGATCGAGATCGAGCCGCTGTCCGGGGTGTTCACCGCCGACGTCGACGACTTCTGGCGTCCGAACGACCGCTCGACCGCCCTGGTCGACGGCCGTCTGTCGGTCAGTGCCTACGTGGACGCCTTCATCGGCGCCTGGGACGACCTGGCGGCGCGGGGTGGCCCGGCGATCGAGGACATCGACCGGTTCGTGCACCACCAGCCGTTCACGAAGATGGCGCTCAAGGCGCACCGGAAGCTCACGCAGCACGTCGGCACGGAGTTCGACGAGTCCGAACTGGTGACGGGCTTCACGTACAACAAGCAGGTCGGCAACACGTACACGGCCTCGCTCTGGATCGCGCTCGCCGCCCTCCTCGACCTCGACGACGACCTGGCGGGCAAGCGGATCGGCATGTTCAGCTACGGCTCCGGCAGCGTCGGCGAGATGCTGACCGGCGTCGTCCGCCCCGAGTACCGGCAGCACCGCCGTGACGGCTCCGTCCCTGCGGCGCTCGCTGCCCGGGTGCCGCTGACGCTGGCGGAGTACCGGGCCCTGCACGCGACGGGTGCCGCGACCAGCGACGACGTCGAGCGTCCGCGCGTGACCACTGCCCCGTTCCGGTTCGCCGGCGTGCTCGGCGGCGCGCGCCACTACGAGGTGCGCAACTGA
- a CDS encoding zinc-binding dehydrogenase, with protein sequence MRAVVHDTFAEPAEVLHVEERPVPTPGPGEVLVRTVLSPIHNHDLWTVRGTYGFKPELPAASGTEALGVVEALGDGVTNLQVGQRVAGGAFGVWAEYYTAKAAGLVPVPDAMTDEAAAQLVSMPFSAISLLHSLDLHEGDWLIQNAANGAVGRMVAQLGKARGINVIGLVRRAAGVEELRAQGIERIVATDADDWKDQVTAITGGAPIVAGVESVGGKAAGDIASVLGEDATLVVFGAMASPTLEIPSGKVIFGQLTVKGFWGSVVSRTMPAETKQQLFGELITRVLDGSLTLPVAETFAFEDVQDAVRASDTAGRVGKVLLRP encoded by the coding sequence ATGCGCGCCGTCGTCCACGACACCTTCGCCGAACCCGCCGAGGTCCTCCACGTCGAGGAGCGTCCGGTCCCCACGCCCGGCCCCGGCGAGGTCCTCGTCCGCACGGTCCTCTCCCCGATCCACAACCACGACCTCTGGACCGTCCGCGGCACCTACGGTTTCAAGCCCGAGCTGCCCGCTGCATCCGGCACCGAGGCCCTCGGCGTCGTCGAAGCCCTCGGCGACGGCGTGACGAACCTGCAGGTCGGCCAGCGCGTCGCCGGCGGCGCGTTCGGCGTCTGGGCGGAGTACTACACCGCCAAGGCCGCCGGGCTCGTCCCGGTGCCCGACGCGATGACGGACGAAGCCGCGGCACAGCTCGTCTCGATGCCGTTCAGCGCGATCAGCCTGCTGCACTCCCTCGACCTGCACGAGGGTGACTGGCTCATCCAGAACGCCGCGAACGGTGCCGTCGGCCGCATGGTCGCGCAGCTCGGCAAGGCACGCGGGATCAACGTCATCGGTCTGGTGCGTCGCGCCGCCGGTGTCGAAGAGCTCCGTGCACAGGGCATCGAGCGCATCGTCGCCACGGACGCAGATGATTGGAAGGACCAGGTCACCGCGATCACCGGTGGCGCTCCGATCGTCGCGGGCGTCGAGTCGGTCGGCGGCAAGGCCGCCGGAGACATCGCGTCCGTGCTCGGCGAGGACGCGACGCTCGTCGTCTTCGGCGCGATGGCGTCGCCGACGCTCGAGATCCCGTCGGGCAAGGTCATCTTCGGCCAGCTCACCGTCAAGGGCTTCTGGGGCAGCGTGGTCTCGCGGACGATGCCCGCCGAGACGAAGCAGCAGCTCTTCGGCGAGCTCATCACGCGGGTGCTCGACGGCTCGCTGACGCTCCCCGTCGCGGAGACCTTCGCGTTCGAGGACGTCCAGGACGCGGTCCGCGCGTCGGACACCGCCGGCCGGGTCGGCAAGGTCCTGTTGCGCCCGTAA